The Vibrio agarivorans genome contains the following window.
AGAGGATGTCACAATCGCTGTGGGCAGCGAGCGTTGCTTAATCGCATTAAAAAGTGCATCAAATCCTGGTTTTATTGCGATACCCTTTGCACGTAAAGTGTGGAAGTGCTGATCTCGATCTCGTTTGTAGCGTGTGATATCAAAACGCTCTGGGAAGTGCTCAACCAACATGCGCTCACACTCTGGGTCTTGAACACCGATGAAGTTTCGGTAAAACGCATCAGTGAGCTCTAAGTGTTGCTCGCGTGCAGCATGTTGCCAACTCTGTTTATACACGACCTCCGTATCAAATATCAGTCCATCCATATCAAACAGTACTGCTTTCATTTTTATCCCCTCGATTCAATAGAACTTCCTTATATTTTAAACATATTCAGCGTGAAATTAACGTGAGAGAGCTTGTAATTAAATTACAAAGGCTTGGTTTTATGTACTAGCTGTATGATACTTGAGCTGTAATTGTTTTATTTCTAAGCGTAAAATAAATAAGAGGGATGAGTAGATCTTTATAGTGTGATTTCTATCACTAACTATTTTGGGTATGTGTAGTTAATAAGTGTGATCTAGATCTGCATTGAATGTTATTCATTATCATCTAAGTTGGTATGTAATTAAGTGACGGCAACAAAATGTGATTTGTATCACTGTGTTTCGTGCTCCCCATCTTATTGTGTGTGATGTCTATCACAAAAAGTCTCGGCTTGAGGTGTTTTTGAAATGTTGTGATACATTTTAAGCAACTTTTGAACAAGCACATTTTGGCTTTACTGCCACCTAATAATAAAATCGAGGTCCCCTATGTTATCACCTGATGCAAAGATCAAAGTGCAAAACTTTGGTCGTTTCCTCTCCAACATGGTTATGCCGAATATCGGCGCATTCATCGCTTGGGGTTTTATCACTGCGCTATTTATCCCAACGGGTTGGTTGCCAAATGAAACATTGGCTGCGCTTGTCGGCCCAATGATCACTTACTTGCTGCCACTATTGATTGGTTACACGGGTGGTAAAATGGTCGGCGGCGACCGAGGCGCTGTGGTCGGTGCTATCACAACTATGGGTGTTATCGTTGGTACTGATATTCCAATGTTCATGGGTGCGATGATTGTTGGTCCATTGGGTGGTATCGCAATCAAGAAATTTGACGAGGCTGTTCACGGTAAAGTGAAGAGTGGCTTCGAGATGTTGGTCAACAACTTCTCAGCAGGTATCGTCGGTATGATCTGTGCGATCCTTGCTTTTTACCTGGTTGGTCCTGCGGTTAAGGTTCTCTCAAATGGTCTTGCGGCGGGTGTAAACGCTATGGTTGAAGCGGGTCTGCTTCCACTTGCATCTATCTTCGTTGAACCTGCGAAAATTCTGTTCCTAAACAACGCAATTAACCACGGTATCTTCTCACCACTAGGTATTCAACAATCAGAAGAGATTGGTCGCTCAATCTTCTTCCTAATTGAAGCAAACCCAGGTCCTGGTTTAGGTCTTCTATTGGCTTACATGGTATTTGGTAAAGGCAGCGCAAAACAGTCAGCTGCGGGTGCATCAATCATCCACTTCCTAGGTGGTATCCACGAGATTTACTTCCCATACGTGTTAATGAACCCACGTCTAATCCTAGCGGTTATCGCTGGTGGCATGGCTGGTGTATTCACAAACGTACTATTTAGCTCTGGTCTTATCTCGCCAGCTTCACCTGGCTCAATCTTCGCGATTCTGCTTATGACACCAAAAGGTGCATACATGGGCGTTATCCTGTCAGTTATTGCTGCAGCAGCAACTTCGTTTGTCGTGGCATCAATCCTGCTGAAAACCACTTCTCAAGCAGAAGATGAAGATTCACTTGAGAAAGCATCAGCGCAGATGAAAGATATGAAATCATCTTCTAAAGGTGCAGTGTCTGGTGCAGAAATCAACCTAGCTGACGTGAAAGCGGTTTATGTTGCTTGTGATGCGGGTATGGGTTCAAGTGCAATGGGTGCAGGTTTGCTACGTAAGAAAGTAGAAGCTGCGGGTCTTGATATCTTTGTCACTAACCATGCGATCAACAACCTACCAGCCGATTCACAAATTGTTATTACGCATAAAGACCTCACTGACCGTGCTCGAAGCACAGTGCCGGGTGCAATGCACATCTCTTTGAATAACTTCTTAGATGGCTCTGTTTACGACAAATTGGTTGCTGAGCTTGTAGAAGCGCAAAAAGGCGGTGCTACTCAAGAGTCTGCTCCAGCAGCTCCAGCGGCAGAAGCTCAAGAAGAAGAGAACACATTATCTCTAACAAACGACAGCATCTTCCTTGGTCTAACTGCAACGAAGAAAGAAGACGCGATTAAGTTTGCCGGTGAGCAACTGGTCAAACTGGGTAATGTTTCTCCTGAGTATGTCGACGGCATGTTTGCTCGTGAAGAGTTGGTGTCGACTTACCTTGGCGAATCGATTGCCGTTCCGCACGGTACGATTGAAGCGAAACAGTATGTTCAAAAAACCGGCATCGTGTTCTGTCAGTACCCAGAGGGCATCCAATGGGGAGAAGACGAAGACGATATTGCCAAGATGGTTATCGGTATTGCAGCTCAAGGCGATGAGCACAACATGGTGTTGATGGCGATTACGAATTCACTTGATGATGAAGAAGCAGTTGAGTGCTTACAGAACACGACTAACCCAGAAGATGTTCTACGTATTCTCAACGGTTAATAGGCTTCGAGTCTAGCTCCTGAGTGAATGAGGCCAGTCTTCCCCCCACTGGCCTCCTTTTTCGATTCAGTCTTTATAGGTTACTGCTTTGTGAGATGTCGAGTAGTCAGCTATATAGATTCACACATAAAAGGTTAATAATTATGAAAGCGTTACATTTTGGTGCAGGTAACATCGGTCGTGGCTTTATTGGTAAACTATTATCGGACGCAGGCATTAAGGTTACGTTCGCTGACGTGAATGAAACGGTTGTTTCTGA
Protein-coding sequences here:
- a CDS encoding HAD family hydrolase, with amino-acid sequence MKAVLFDMDGLIFDTEVVYKQSWQHAAREQHLELTDAFYRNFIGVQDPECERMLVEHFPERFDITRYKRDRDQHFHTLRAKGIAIKPGFDALFNAIKQRSLPTAIVTSSHHAEVAHNFANTPYLSQFDLIITAENVEKGKPHPDCYLMACERLGLEAKDCLVLEDSNNGIKAALAAGCQSIMIPDLLPPDEGINERTIVLESLNEVIKRLPKLTS
- a CDS encoding PTS mannitol transporter subunit IICBA is translated as MLSPDAKIKVQNFGRFLSNMVMPNIGAFIAWGFITALFIPTGWLPNETLAALVGPMITYLLPLLIGYTGGKMVGGDRGAVVGAITTMGVIVGTDIPMFMGAMIVGPLGGIAIKKFDEAVHGKVKSGFEMLVNNFSAGIVGMICAILAFYLVGPAVKVLSNGLAAGVNAMVEAGLLPLASIFVEPAKILFLNNAINHGIFSPLGIQQSEEIGRSIFFLIEANPGPGLGLLLAYMVFGKGSAKQSAAGASIIHFLGGIHEIYFPYVLMNPRLILAVIAGGMAGVFTNVLFSSGLISPASPGSIFAILLMTPKGAYMGVILSVIAAAATSFVVASILLKTTSQAEDEDSLEKASAQMKDMKSSSKGAVSGAEINLADVKAVYVACDAGMGSSAMGAGLLRKKVEAAGLDIFVTNHAINNLPADSQIVITHKDLTDRARSTVPGAMHISLNNFLDGSVYDKLVAELVEAQKGGATQESAPAAPAAEAQEEENTLSLTNDSIFLGLTATKKEDAIKFAGEQLVKLGNVSPEYVDGMFAREELVSTYLGESIAVPHGTIEAKQYVQKTGIVFCQYPEGIQWGEDEDDIAKMVIGIAAQGDEHNMVLMAITNSLDDEEAVECLQNTTNPEDVLRILNG